AACGCCACACTATATGGGTCCAGCGTCTCTGAGGACCCAAGTCGGAAGATCTAGGAAGCGTCTCGTGTACCCGGTGTTCAAGAAGAAGTTGTGCATAGCGGTGGACAAGTTGTTTTATCGCAGTGGTCTTTCAATTCCTAAGCCACCGACACTGATCTTGGTTGATTTCCGTAAGGATCCAGCATGGGATGTTATATTTCCTAGATTTTGGTCAGTCTCTGTTACCTGGAAGGAGTAGTCGATAGCGCTGGAATGAGATATTGAGAGTCAGTGGATTTATCCTGAGTTTTGTTGGCATAGTAGCAATCGCTGTTTTATGACATGTTATTTGGATGGTCGAGCATCACAGTGTACCTTTTAAAGCAGCTTCATTACTTCTTATCGTAATCTGACAGCTTTGTATGACCTGGAAGTGTGTAGGCACAAGTTGCGTCTGACGCTTACCGGGAAAATACCCAAGACCAGTCAATGATTCATGATTGACCTACATTGAATCACGTAGAGCAGAGTGGTATTGTCTTGAGCTGATAAGCACTTGGTCGACGCATCAATGAGCTTCAAAGACTGATCTATAAGATGTACAAGATCATACCCAGGCACAAAAGAGATGGTTTTCTGAATAATAACTTGTAAATTTTACTTCTTGGGTCAACTGACACCTGATTCAACTAAACACTATTGTATATATCAGAAGAACCAATAACTGGCAAACCAACATAGGCACGACAATCATCTCAACTGCCAGCAGGTATGTTCCAAATGTCCAGAGGATACTTAGAATCTGCCCTTTCCCACATCTTATCATCCATCCCCGCCAGCGCGGCCACAGTTAGTTGCTGAACCAGACTGAGCTGTTCGAACGGCGTTACCTTCATGTGCTCGGGCTCAGGACCAAATACCAACGCCAAAAGACCTTCAAGAAGCATGATAATGCCAAGACCAGATGATCCTGGTAAAGCATCAAAGATGGCTGTGACCGCGCCTGGATAATCATCTGCGTTGATAGTTCCCAAAACTTTGACACTATATCCAGCCACGTCCCCTTCTTGGAACGGGAACGACGTTCTGGCGGAGCACTCTCGAGCATCGAGTCCCTTGAAGGAGCGGTCTGCCAAGATACTTATCAATGTATCGACGTGTTCAGGCTCCTCATATCTGAGACGAATGAGCGCTACTGCCGCAGCCCCTCGAACCAAGGGGCGCGTATCAGTCGAGTAGCTACGTAGACGAGAGACCAATCCATCTATCCCCTCCGGCCGAGCATCATCAAAGCGCCCATTTAGCAAGCCGAGTGAGATAATAGCACTCGCAAGAACAACAgtgtcttcctccttctcaaggAGCCCTTTCAAGACAGTAACACTATCACGATAGCCTTCACCAGAGGGTTCCCCAGGAAACCACGCAAGCGCATAGGCAGCCCAAGATCTTACTTAGACACTGTAATGATCGAGGCAAGTCTGGAAAACAGGGACCCCAGCCTTAACAGCTTTGTACGCTGCAAGCTCATCCTTAGCACGCCTACAGTGCTTTTCGAGCATCCTATTGCGGAACTCGTTGCATGAGGCTCTTTCCTCGTGATTTTTTGCCCGATTGACGAAACCTTCATGCGACTGGTGCATTTCCGCTTCAAACTCGGGACcctgtttcttctctgcgAATTCCTGCCATTCAGGGAAATTGACGCCATTTGGTAGGAACGTATCCGCATAACCCAGGGCCAAGTGTACCAGAAGGCTAATCAGAAAGACCCGTGCAAAGGCGGACGAGGACGAGTCTTCAAGAACTTTCAATAAACAGGGGACTGCGTAGGCAGTGGCTTCATAGCGATCTCCTTGATGGAATATGTTGCCGCAGAGGGATCTTTGGGCGTTCTCTTTTATTTCCGCATTTCCTGAACGGAGAGCTCGTAGCTGAGCGGGGACGTCCCACGCACTCCCGTAGGCATGACGGAGGGCACTCCAATTGATGGAATCAAGAAGGTCGAAGGTATTGATTTCTGTCATTCTGATGTATCTCTAAGGACCAGCAGAGCGTTGAAGATTCCAATTGCGAGAGTCATCGTCTGGGGACAAACATGTGTTTAAATACGAGGCTGAGGAAAGACAACAGGCAATGAATGTCTCAGTTCTGCCTAAAGGCCACATAGTGCCCAACAGCATGCTTGCTTTTCTTTACTTCCTCCGACCTATGGAGCTGCTCACATGGAGTGATCGAGAAACAAACATTCAGTGTAAAGGGCTGCTTGTCGGTATACTCCGGGACTCCCTAAACACCCAATCGAATAGGTGATTGTTTCCTGACAGAATAGTTGAACATATTGCATATTGAACCATTCACAGGACCAGAATCTCTAGCTCATCATATAGCCAGCAATGATATTTGGTGGTTAGAAATTTTGCTGAAAAAGCCTGTGTCTATCAAACGTGGAATTAGTACGGATTAGCGGTATACTACACAGTAGAATACAGGGCTATCCCGGAAGGTCGACCGCCTTCCTATATCGGCCTAAGCAAAGCAGCCCTGTTTGCAGTCTGGGTGAATTGGCCAATCATGACCAGTGGATCCTATGCCAAATTCAAGTCATTTGATTGGAGCTTCTCCCAAATCCAATGCCAACAACCTGCCCACATAGAAATATCTTATCTACCTACCAGACGGTAAATAACTCGTCTCTTGATTTCTCCTTACTAGTATGAGCATTAAATAGCATTCATTTCTGATCTGAGGCGCGAGGAACAGAGCCATGACACCGGATTACAGTCGCAGGAGTCATACGCGTCGTAGCATAGTAGAACCCAAGAAGCATAGGTCGGACAATGGAACACGCAGCGCATTCGATTGCTTCTAGTTACTGTACATTGCAATCCCACTCTTTAATCCTCCAGTTTGAAATCATAGCACCGATTTAAATAACCATTTACTCGTCACCACCCTCAGCAAGGCGACCAGGCTTGGAGTTGAGGTAGTGGTTCCTAAACGTTGTGAGTTAGTCACTAATTCACCCATAACCAACAGCCAACTGTGAATTGAATAAGGTATCAGCACGTACTTCTCAATAGCCCAGTTCATGGCGGCGTAGGCGATGATAAAAGGAGGAGCGACGTAGAGAACCTGGTGTCTGAATCTCCGGAAGGtgttgaagaaagcagcGTGGGCGGTACCAGCCAAGGGGCGCTGACGGTTGGGAGACAGAGAGTAGGAGGCGATGCGCTGGGGGGTAGGGCAACCTAAAAAAGGATATGGGTATCAGTATGGGCGTTGGATGGAAAATGACATCTCGCGACTCTCTGCTGGCAAGTCCGCAATCATTGGAATTCatatagtatattttctGGATTTGTGTCCTGAAAGCCGTCCAATTGATCGTGCTTGTGCTCTTCGAGATAGCGCGAAATTCTCACTGAATGCGAGGGTCGTGGGACATACCGAAATCACCCCAGGTACCGAGGAAACTGTTCAGGGCTTACTGTTAGCCACTTCGATCTTCCTTATACCCCACGGGACACCATATAAAGAGCAATACTGGAGTGAATTGCAAAGCATAGGGCTGCGTAGTTGAACCGCACCCGGCCGGAAGACCCTGGGAACGAAAGCCAACCACGGCCCCAAATGCAGGGACTACTTACACTCCGTTCTTAGGATCCAAGTGGCCACCCATTTTGAAGGAATGCGTCTGGATATTAAACGACTGGAAATGCGGAGAAGGTGGAACTGAAGAGACTAAGGGCAAAGAGAAAGACGAGGTTCGAGTTCGGGCCAAAACGGCGAAGTTGGGAAGATGAGGTTTCCGCCCGGCACTAGTCCGCATCGGGACAGCATGCGAAAAGCCCGACATCATCAAGTTGATCCAACCCTTTGAAGCTCCTCATCGACTAATCATTAGTGAACAATCCCCCTCTCAACCATGGCGGCAAACGGTCTCTACAACATCTACCGTCTGGCTCTCCCCGTCGCCACGGGCGCCCTGATCTTCAACAACTCTATTTACGACGTTCGTGGTGGTTCCCGCGCTGTCATCTTCGACCGGTTGTCTGGTGTGCAGGAGAAGGTCGTCAACGAAGGAACCCATTTCCTTATCCCCTGGTTGCAGAAGGCGATCGTCTACGATGTTCGAACTAAGCCCCGTAACATCTCCACTACCACCGGAAGTAAGGACTTGCAGATGGTCAGCTTGACACTGCGTGTTCTCCACCGTCCTGAGGTCCCGAAGCTGCCGGCCATCTACCAGGTAGGACACATACGCTCAAGAGATTAATATGATTATTGGCCGGTATTGATTGCTCTTTAGTCTTACGGTACCGACTACGATGAGCGTGTTCTCCCCTCCATCGGTAACGAGGTCCTCAAAGCCATCGTCGCCCAGTTCGACGCCGCCGAGCTCATCACCCAGCGTGAAGCTGTCTCGAACCGTATCCGCACAGACCTCATGAAGCGTGCAGCACAGTTCAACATCGCCCTGGAAGATGTCTCGATTACACACATGACCTTCGGAAAGGAATTCACCCGCGCCGTAGAGCAGAAGCAGATCGCCCAGCAGGACGCCGAACGGGCCCGTTTCATCGTCGAGAGAGCCGAGCAGGAACGTCAGGCCAACGTTATCCGTGCGGAGGGTGAAGCCGAGAGTGCCGATATCATCAGCAAAGCCGTCGCCAAGGCCGGTAGCGGTCTTATCGAGATCCGTCGTATTGACGCCAGCAAGGAAATTGCGCATACACTATCGACCAACCCGAATGTCACGTATCTCCCTGGTAATGATGGCAAGGAAGGTGGTAAGAACACCAGCCTTCTTCTGGGCCTGAGGAGCTAGATGCGGTGTCCGAGTGTCCTTAATTTTCCGATATATCTTTCCTTCCACACTCGCCTGAACTGATGTTGTATTTTCTGAACCTTTTCAACTGGACGGATCTATCTGGGCGTGCATGATCTCCCCTGGCGAATGATGTTGTATGGCTGGCTTCACTTTTCCTTTTACTCTTTACCCACTTCGACCAACTTGTAGCAATAGCATATCCATTCCTCTCTACATATATTCCAGGTTACTTGGACGGGGCAGCTTGCATTAGATGACGGTAATGGTATCATTCTGTGAATCAAGCAATCCTAATCTCACAATAGCATATCCTTTATCGCGATTCCCATAAAACTCCATACAACCCCTCCCCTAATTAGCCAACCTTCGGTAAATATGAACTTGATACCGCATATCCTCCAACCCAGCCCCTTCACCAACATCATACCCCAGCCTAGCCGCAtctctcctccaccaccgcgAATCCTGCGAATAGACCCGTTCCCACTTCCCCTCCGCAACAGAAAGAAGCGTATGGTCCAAGAGGAACTTCATAGGATACTGGCGTTCCTgtacagcagcagcagacgCAGCACCTTCCTGCGCTTTACCCTTGCCGAGTTTCAGCGTAGAATAGCTCCCCGGACTATCCACCACAAGAAGCAGCGTCCCCGGTCGTACGAGGTCCGTCGTGCGGAGCAAGAAAGCAGTTGCTTTCGCCATAGAAGTCGAGAATAGTTCATTCAACGTGAACATGAGCGTCACCATGACGGTAGTATTTCCCTTATCCGACGTCTCAAGATAGAGAAGATCCTTAAGCTCATCTTCCGAGATAGAAAGAACATCGGAGCGTCTGAACCTAACCGCGAAGCCAGCGGCATCCTCACCTTCGTCCTCACCATCACCACGTTTTCCAAGATTCAACAAAGGCGCCGGATGGGACTTCGACCCCATCACAGCCGGGGACCGGATAGTATAAGACAAACGATCAACAACGCTGGACCAGTCCGCGATATCAACAGCCGTCACCGAGAGAGCAGGATGACTTATCGATTTTCCTTGGTCATCAGCAGCACAGTCACCCCCATCCAAAGAAACACCAGCAACACCAGCAGAAAGAGCCTCCCGCctctcaacctcatccaccaAATCCCTCCAAGCAGCCGCCAGAGCAACGATCTCAGCACCCGCGCCACCCCCAATACAAACAACATGATTCGACCCAGTAGAAGACACCAACCTACCATCCTGCTCCACCAGAACCTTCAACAAAGACCTAAAAACTCCGGCATACCCCAACGCCCTAGACGCGCTCCACCGCAACGCATAAGCCCTCAGCAGATCCTCTTTTGCATCGGTAAACGCAGAGTCAAAGTCCCGATTGTAGAGATGGGACTTGATAGTCTGGATCAGCGTCTTGATATCCAGCTGACGAGACTCTGTACTGGTAGCATCTGTAGCATCGCCTTTCCCGGCATTTGCATCCCCCCCATACACATCGTTCAGCAAAGCCGATCTGAACACATTCAAGAGTAACTGCTGCAGCGTCACCGGAATGGTAGCCGAGAGATCGATCTGGTTGGTCTCCTCGGAGTCTGTCTGTGGGTTAGTCTGTCGTCGAGGGGCTTGCGCgggcttctttttctccttcttgttgTCGCGGGTGTGTTGCCCTGGAGAGGACTTTTTGGGCATAGTTGAGCGTGGCGGTCCCATTGTTTCCTTTTATTATTCTCCTTTTTAATTGAATGTCTTGATATAGGGATTGTTGATGGCGTTGTTgaagaattatattttatttttttgggTTCGAGTGTGGGGCACCGATAAGGATTTATATAaatggagagaggagagttGCGACAGACTCTTTGGGACAATGGAAGAGATTTTgaaatattttattttcatttctgAAAATAGAGAGATACGGTTTAGATGGATCGTTTGACTCGTTGACTGTACTTTGGTCCAGCGGTGCAGTTCGGTCACTTTTTTATTACGTGTGCCTGAGGTGTAAGGCAACAATCAATTCGAGCTATAACTTTGAGCTCCCATTCTAGTTCTCACAAGTGCTCAAATTGTGTTGTTTCGCTTCAATAACTCCAATAACTCAATGCCAGTATATCCACTAGAATGACGATCCGACTAGCAATGTTTTGCATTTGAGACCAATTCCTAGGACCCCTACAACGAACAATAACTTCATACCATGCAGTCAAATGCTGGACATAGCACATAGTAGTATTGACAGAGAGTGTAGATTGATACTCTATTCATAGCTTCCAGCTCGTAGACTCGGATGCTGATAATCAGAAAGTCTCACAGTATATTGACCGGCGCCTCCAACGGTTAGCCGTTCAAATAAGaaagatggaaagaaagatcCCATATTAACATGGCCAAGGGCATGAATACCACATGGGTCAAACAAAAGACTAAAAGGCAAAGTGCACATCAAATGACCGCCAAGATGattcagaagaaaaaagaagaaaaaaggcttTGAACGATGAACGAAAGACAATCAGAGAATGATATGTCCATAAATTGTAACCGGACATTAATGAAAGACGAGAAATGATGTAAAGAGAGCATTGAACTCTTACGCTTGTAAACACATATCAAAAGAGATTCGTCAGTCAGCCCGACGGGACAGGTGGGCAGACTggagaaaatagaaaaaaataaaaaggcgAGGCCAATAGAAACAATAAACGATCTTCCAAAGACCACGTCGAGGGAATCATATCAGGATAACTATGTACAAGAAGCGGATTCCTTTGTAGGATCGAGGTTTTGGTCATGACAGCCGTTCTTCCGGGACTGCACTCTCGCTCAAtttgtccttgtcctttgTCTTCCAAAAGTGCATCAAGCGGCTGATCCGGTGGCTCTTCCTTTTCGCTTTCTCCGGTTCATCGCTCGGCGGCTTTTCCTCATAACTTAGCTTACTCCTTTCCGCGTGAGACCCCACAACCAACTTGGAAAGGCTGGCCAGGCTTGATCGCTTCGAACTATTGGCCTGACTACTGCGCCTGTGAACGGCCGCAGAAAACGACGCAGAGCGATCTGTAGACAGCCGGGGCCGCGGAAAGAAAGTAGCCGAGAATCGATTCAGAGGGTTCGTCGTTGTTGATGCACTGCTAGTCAACGAAGGCACATCTTCAACCGATGCATGGGGAAAGTCCATAGAAGGGTTGTAAGAAGGACTCGAGAAATTACGGTCGGTGGTGGAGGACGTCGTGATCGAGCGAGGGGCATCAGATGAAGAGCCAGTGAAGTCGGGAGATGGAAAGGAGGAGTTAGACAAAGAACTACCACCctgaagagag
The sequence above is a segment of the Aspergillus flavus chromosome 4, complete sequence genome. Coding sequences within it:
- a CDS encoding putative ubiquinol-cytochrome C reductase complex subunit UcrQ: MGGHLDPKNGVFLGTWGDFGCPTPQRIASYSLSPNRQRPLAGTAHAAFFNTFRRFRHQVLYVAPPFIIAYAAMNWAIEKNHYLNSKPGRLAEGGDE
- a CDS encoding putative prohibitin complex subunit Phb1 (unnamed protein product); translation: MAANGLYNIYRLALPVATGALIFNNSIYDVRGGSRAVIFDRLSGVQEKVVNEGTHFLIPWLQKAIVYDVRTKPRNISTTTGSKDLQMVSLTLRVLHRPEVPKLPAIYQSYGTDYDERVLPSIGNEVLKAIVAQFDAAELITQREAVSNRIRTDLMKRAAQFNIALEDVSITHMTFGKEFTRAVEQKQIAQQDAERARFIVERAEQERQANVIRAEGEAESADIISKAVAKAGSGLIEIRRIDASKEIAHTLSTNPNVTYLPGNDGKEGGKNTSLLLGLRS
- a CDS encoding uncharacterized protein (of unknown function-domain containing protein), with the translated sequence MGPPRSTMPKKSSPGQHTRDNKKEKKKPAQAPRRQTNPQTDSEETNQIDLSATIPVTLQQLLLNVFRSALLNDVYGGDANAGKGDATDATSTESRQLDIKTLIQTIKSHLYNRDFDSAFTDAKEDLLRAYALRWSASRALGYAGVFRSLLKVLVEQDGRLVSSTGSNHVVCIGGGAGAEIVALAAAWRDLVDEVERREALSAGVAGVSLDGGDCAADDQGKSISHPALSVTAVDIADWSSVVDRLSYTIRSPAVMGSKSHPAPLLNLGKRGDGEDEGEDAAGFAVRFRRSDVLSISEDELKDLLYLETSDKGNTTVMVTLMFTLNELFSTSMAKATAFLLRTTDLVRPGTLLLVVDSPGSYSTLKLGKGKAQEGAASAAAVQERQYPMKFLLDHTLLSVAEGKWERVYSQDSRWWRRDAARLGYDVGEGAGLEDMRYQVHIYRRLAN